From the Desulfovibrio sp. JY genome, one window contains:
- a CDS encoding divergent polysaccharide deacetylase family protein, which yields MKPAKGPGKAPARSKAGGKRKVVLPGRPYLAVIAGLVLAVSLGVLAMLLFGPFPPLPADHAVRRAKVGHVRQPATAAAAVTQRQPSKPVREQAVAHAARPAALPFEEHLPGTDASPDGSQMRAKVEPAAPATSATPLTPPATGPTTPSPATPEETAKGPRMVVVIDDIGDNPAMARKIMELPFPVTLAILPDRPHTRSLAAEITAHGNETILHQPMQPISYPRVNPGPGALFTDMDTRRIQDTVSENIAQLPHIVGINNHMGSAFTSDQAGMDAVMPVLKAHGLFFMDSVTSPTSAAAAAARKAGVHYYRRAVFLDNVRNVRTILGQLKTAERHALKHGHAIAIGHPYNETYEALLLWAKERDPHVTLVTLTELGPEF from the coding sequence ATGAAACCCGCCAAGGGGCCGGGGAAAGCTCCGGCGCGCTCCAAGGCCGGGGGGAAACGAAAAGTCGTTCTCCCCGGCCGACCTTATCTCGCGGTCATTGCCGGGCTGGTCCTGGCCGTGTCCCTGGGCGTGCTGGCCATGCTGCTTTTCGGGCCATTCCCGCCGCTGCCGGCGGACCATGCCGTTCGGAGAGCCAAGGTCGGACACGTCCGCCAGCCCGCGACTGCCGCCGCTGCCGTAACGCAGCGCCAGCCGTCCAAGCCCGTCCGGGAGCAGGCCGTGGCCCATGCCGCCCGCCCGGCCGCGTTGCCTTTCGAGGAACATCTGCCCGGTACGGACGCGTCTCCCGACGGTTCGCAGATGCGGGCCAAGGTCGAACCGGCCGCTCCGGCCACATCGGCAACGCCCCTGACGCCTCCGGCCACCGGGCCCACGACGCCATCTCCTGCCACGCCCGAGGAAACCGCCAAGGGGCCGCGCATGGTGGTGGTCATCGACGACATCGGCGACAATCCGGCCATGGCCAGAAAAATCATGGAACTGCCGTTCCCCGTGACCCTGGCCATCCTGCCCGACCGACCGCACACCCGTTCCCTGGCGGCCGAGATCACCGCCCACGGCAACGAAACCATCCTGCACCAGCCCATGCAGCCGATCTCCTACCCCCGGGTCAATCCCGGCCCGGGAGCGCTTTTCACAGACATGGACACCCGGCGCATCCAGGACACCGTGTCCGAAAACATCGCCCAGCTGCCGCATATCGTCGGCATCAACAACCATATGGGCTCGGCCTTCACCAGCGATCAGGCCGGCATGGACGCCGTCATGCCCGTGCTCAAGGCCCATGGCCTCTTTTTCATGGACTCCGTCACCTCGCCCACCAGCGCCGCCGCCGCCGCCGCCCGCAAAGCCGGCGTGCACTACTACCGGCGGGCCGTCTTCCTCGATAACGTCCGCAATGTCCGCACCATCCTCGGCCAACTCAAAACCGCCGAGCGCCACGCCCTCAAACACGGCCACGCCATAGCCATCGGCCACCCCTACAACGAAACCTACGAAGCCTTGCTCCTCTGGGCCAAGGAACGCGATCCCCACGTCACCCTTGTTACGTTGACCGAACTCGGCCCCGAGTTTTAG
- a CDS encoding MBL fold metallo-hydrolase — MRVTFVGVGEAFDERFPNTSLLVEGAGADGPRTVLLDCGFTAAAAFFGCGALPAALRERGPDAIWISHFHGDHYFGLPYALTRWHEQGRREPLAVYGGEGMAEKLAALVDMAYPNVRGKLTYPLQAVAVSDGEAFSLAGIPARAALTGHGAPCLALRLETVDGGLYYSGDGAPTEACGELARGCGLVVQEAYGIAAGIPGHGSVAQAIELAREAGAGALAVVHVRREVRRDQSEAIRRMLGECDMRAMMPEPGDVLPGGQREAL; from the coding sequence ATGCGGGTGACGTTTGTCGGTGTGGGCGAGGCTTTCGACGAGCGGTTTCCCAACACGAGCCTGTTGGTGGAAGGCGCGGGCGCGGATGGGCCGCGCACGGTCCTTCTGGATTGCGGTTTCACGGCGGCGGCCGCGTTTTTCGGTTGCGGGGCGTTGCCGGCGGCGCTTCGGGAGCGGGGCCCGGACGCGATCTGGATCTCCCATTTCCATGGCGACCATTATTTCGGCCTGCCGTATGCGTTGACGCGCTGGCACGAGCAGGGGCGTCGCGAACCGCTCGCGGTCTATGGCGGCGAGGGGATGGCGGAAAAGCTCGCGGCCCTGGTGGACATGGCTTATCCGAATGTGCGGGGAAAGCTCACGTATCCGTTGCAGGCCGTGGCCGTATCCGACGGCGAGGCGTTTTCACTGGCCGGTATCCCGGCCCGGGCGGCGCTGACCGGGCATGGCGCGCCGTGTCTGGCCTTGCGCTTGGAAACGGTGGACGGCGGGCTCTATTACAGCGGCGACGGCGCGCCGACCGAGGCGTGTGGGGAATTGGCCCGTGGCTGCGGGCTTGTCGTGCAGGAGGCGTATGGCATCGCGGCCGGCATTCCCGGTCACGGCTCCGTCGCGCAGGCGATCGAACTGGCGCGTGAGGCCGGGGCCGGGGCGTTGGCCGTTGTCCATGTGCGCCGGGAAGTGCGCCGGGACCAAAGCGAGGCTATCCGGCGGATGCTCGGGGAGTGCGACATGAGGGCAATGATGCCCGAGCCCGGGGACGTCCTGCCGGGTGGTCAGCGCGAGGCGCTGTAA
- a CDS encoding S41 family peptidase: MRLLTKVSCSLIVCLAVGSVALAAKNDEDRFAPLKRFSQVMDLVENHYVKPVTRNELIDGAIVGMLQQLDPHSSFLSKEEFKEMQVSTSGEFGGIGIEISMENGRLTVISPIDDTPADKAGLKAGDVILEIDGQPTQDMTLIDAVQKIRGPKGKPVSLTVIHKDQQKPFKVSVVRDTIPIISVKSNEVEPGYLYIRLSRFNENTTNELNQALVDYKKGGKQLKGVILDLRNNPGGLLEQAVNVADVFLPSGQIVSIKGKNADQEKVFSAKGDGADQTSPLVVLINAGSASASEIVAGALKDHKRALLVGEKTFGKGSVQTVIPLSDGSGIKLTTALYYTPNGRSIQAEGIEPDFMVPLQDNGSDGDKLAANHQFRERDLSRHLENKRKKKAGTSDDPKQKLLEQLARDNQLKLALELVKYFPIKTYTP; this comes from the coding sequence ATGCGTCTTTTGACCAAGGTGTCCTGTTCCCTGATCGTCTGCCTGGCCGTCGGCTCCGTTGCCCTGGCCGCCAAGAACGACGAAGACCGCTTTGCCCCGCTCAAGCGCTTCAGCCAGGTCATGGACCTGGTGGAGAACCATTACGTCAAGCCCGTCACCCGAAACGAACTCATCGACGGGGCCATCGTCGGCATGCTCCAGCAGCTCGATCCGCACTCCAGCTTCCTGTCCAAGGAAGAATTCAAGGAGATGCAGGTCAGCACTTCGGGCGAATTCGGTGGTATCGGCATCGAGATCAGCATGGAGAACGGCCGGCTGACCGTCATCTCGCCCATCGACGACACTCCGGCTGATAAAGCCGGCCTCAAGGCCGGTGACGTGATCCTGGAGATCGACGGACAGCCGACCCAGGACATGACCCTGATCGACGCGGTGCAAAAGATCCGCGGCCCCAAGGGCAAGCCCGTGTCCCTGACCGTCATCCACAAGGACCAGCAAAAGCCCTTCAAGGTCAGTGTGGTGCGCGACACCATTCCGATCATCAGCGTGAAGAGCAATGAGGTGGAACCCGGCTACCTCTATATCCGTCTCAGCCGCTTCAACGAAAATACCACCAACGAGCTCAATCAGGCCCTGGTCGATTATAAAAAGGGCGGGAAGCAGCTCAAGGGCGTCATCCTCGATCTGCGCAACAACCCCGGCGGGCTGTTGGAACAGGCCGTCAACGTCGCGGACGTCTTTTTGCCCTCGGGCCAGATCGTGTCCATCAAGGGCAAGAACGCGGACCAGGAAAAGGTGTTCAGCGCCAAGGGCGACGGCGCAGATCAGACCTCGCCGCTGGTGGTGCTCATCAACGCCGGCTCAGCCTCGGCCTCGGAAATCGTGGCCGGTGCGCTCAAGGACCACAAGCGTGCCTTGCTCGTTGGGGAAAAGACCTTCGGCAAGGGCTCGGTGCAGACCGTCATCCCGCTCTCCGACGGCTCGGGCATCAAGCTGACCACGGCCTTGTACTACACGCCCAACGGCCGTTCCATCCAGGCCGAGGGCATCGAACCCGACTTCATGGTGCCGCTCCAGGACAATGGCTCGGACGGCGACAAGCTGGCCGCCAACCACCAGTTCCGGGAGCGCGACCTGTCCCGGCACCTGGAAAACAAGCGCAAGAAAAAGGCCGGGACCTCCGACGATCCCAAGCAGAAGCTGCTCGAGCAACTTGCCCGGGACAATCAGCTCAAACTCGCTTTGGAACTGGTGAAGTATTTCCCGATCAAGACCTACACGCCCTAG
- a CDS encoding peptidoglycan DD-metalloendopeptidase family protein, whose translation MRLWTLLVAVVIFLTTTGWAVARESTRSHAVRPAGARDDAAREAANRRQAALLAALWPGRVAVLTGEPGAGGDWAEADRLYVWMRTLFRDAGLPGAAAAPAFLPPELLAPPKTSVPSPSARAKSLAPVDALSENPEDVPDVFAPPEGGLSWPATGRVAAAFAPAENPPRQGLVLAVPEGTPVKAAAAGRVVFIGALMGLGRVLILSHGGRRHTVYACLERLDAAEGDMLAQGTVLGQAGYCGPIRKPGVYFELRFREKALNPAEWLAVRR comes from the coding sequence ATGAGGCTGTGGACACTTCTGGTTGCCGTCGTCATCTTTTTGACGACAACCGGATGGGCCGTGGCCCGGGAGTCGACCCGGTCCCATGCCGTCCGGCCCGCTGGCGCCCGTGACGATGCGGCCCGGGAGGCGGCCAACAGGCGTCAGGCCGCGCTCCTGGCCGCGCTGTGGCCCGGCCGGGTGGCCGTTTTGACCGGGGAACCCGGTGCCGGCGGGGATTGGGCCGAGGCGGACCGGCTCTATGTATGGATGCGGACGCTTTTCCGGGATGCGGGACTGCCCGGCGCGGCGGCGGCCCCGGCTTTTTTGCCGCCGGAACTCCTTGCACCGCCGAAGACGTCCGTTCCATCGCCGTCGGCGCGGGCCAAGAGCCTTGCCCCGGTCGATGCGCTGTCGGAGAACCCTGAGGACGTCCCGGACGTGTTCGCGCCGCCGGAGGGGGGACTTTCCTGGCCGGCGACCGGCCGGGTGGCCGCCGCCTTCGCTCCGGCGGAGAATCCGCCACGCCAGGGGCTGGTGTTGGCCGTGCCCGAAGGCACGCCCGTCAAAGCCGCCGCCGCCGGCCGGGTCGTTTTTATCGGAGCGCTCATGGGCCTTGGCCGGGTGCTTATTTTGTCCCATGGCGGGCGCCGCCACACGGTCTACGCCTGTCTGGAGCGTCTCGATGCGGCCGAGGGGGACATGCTCGCCCAGGGAACGGTTCTCGGGCAGGCGGGATATTGCGGCCCCATTCGCAAACCAGGCGTCTATTTCGAATTGCGTTTTCGTGAAAAAGCTCTTAATCCGGCGGAGTGGCTCGCCGTGAGGCGATAG
- a CDS encoding endonuclease III domain-containing protein has protein sequence MKRRELFLAMHRAMLDALGQSGWWPADSAFEMAVGAILTQNTNWANVVRAIDTLKTAGRFSAEALYALPADELAELIKPAGYFRVKAARLRNLLALIVQELGGDITTLAERGLDAARERLLAVKGVGPETADSILLYGLSLPSFVVDTYTARICNRHALAPEDAGYEELRELFMDALPEDTALYNEFHALLVRVGNGWCRPRAPRCDTCPLGAFLP, from the coding sequence ATGAAGCGGCGGGAACTTTTTTTGGCCATGCACCGGGCCATGCTCGATGCCCTTGGTCAAAGCGGCTGGTGGCCGGCGGATTCGGCCTTCGAGATGGCGGTGGGTGCGATTTTGACCCAGAACACCAACTGGGCCAACGTGGTGCGCGCCATCGACACTCTGAAAACCGCGGGCCGGTTTTCGGCCGAGGCGCTCTACGCCCTGCCGGCGGACGAGCTGGCGGAGCTGATCAAGCCGGCGGGCTATTTCCGGGTCAAGGCGGCCCGGCTGCGAAACCTTCTGGCACTTATCGTGCAAGAACTTGGCGGCGACATCACGACCCTGGCCGAGAGAGGGCTCGATGCGGCCCGGGAGCGGTTGCTTGCGGTCAAGGGCGTGGGGCCGGAGACGGCGGACAGCATTCTGCTCTACGGTCTTTCGCTGCCGAGCTTCGTTGTCGACACCTACACGGCGCGCATCTGCAACCGGCACGCCCTGGCCCCGGAAGACGCGGGATACGAGGAATTGCGGGAACTGTTCATGGACGCCTTGCCCGAGGATACGGCCTTGTACAATGAATTCCACGCCCTGCTCGTGCGTGTGGGCAACGGCTGGTGCCGGCCGCGCGCGCCGCGTTGCGATACTTGCCCGCTGGGAGCGTTTCTGCCATGA
- a CDS encoding divalent-cation tolerance protein CutA produces the protein MSAAMVYITAPSPEAAAAIGRALVTERLAACANILPGMSSIYRWKGAIETAEETVLIAKTRLELADALTARVKELHDYEVPCAVVVPIVSGLPEFLRWIDDETAPIA, from the coding sequence ATGTCCGCCGCCATGGTCTACATCACCGCCCCGTCGCCCGAGGCCGCCGCAGCCATCGGACGCGCCCTGGTCACCGAGCGCCTTGCCGCCTGCGCCAACATCCTGCCGGGCATGAGCTCGATCTACCGCTGGAAGGGCGCCATCGAGACCGCCGAGGAAACCGTGCTCATCGCCAAAACCCGCCTGGAGCTGGCCGACGCGCTCACCGCCCGGGTCAAGGAACTGCACGACTACGAGGTCCCCTGCGCGGTGGTGGTGCCCATTGTCTCCGGGCTGCCGGAATTTCTGCGCTGGATCGACGACGAAACCGCCCCAATCGCATAA
- a CDS encoding acyltransferase, protein MQRRVTQIESIRVLAMAGIFFYHLWTVLPDAGAQNPFGPILGDVLSQGYLGVVVFNAITGFVLTLPHADPGGKPPMRYRDFFLRRFGRIVPQYYLSLALWSLVALVAGTMPFAALAACVGEKIIFAQTFDPARFFCLEPALWWMGLLAQFYLTYPLLLRLFRKLGTKRALISCLAFGWGLWLLLSLLAKISGTAALLDYMLYFNLPYRLPEFALGMAFALAWKPRAALLSGDDPTGVPASWRMGFAALAYFCLPLAILFKTALPIPLAHILLVAACIGVAGSLFAWPAMARLGAKPRIAAAAAASYSFYLLHQPILGYGADLLRPHMRPFVALCLLAAISLPLAAILARYQDKLVAAFEARGRGRG, encoded by the coding sequence ATGCAGCGGCGCGTCACCCAGATCGAAAGCATCCGGGTCCTGGCCATGGCCGGCATCTTCTTCTACCACCTGTGGACCGTGCTGCCCGACGCAGGCGCCCAAAACCCCTTCGGCCCCATCCTCGGCGACGTCCTGAGCCAGGGTTACCTCGGCGTCGTGGTCTTCAACGCCATCACCGGTTTCGTCCTCACCCTGCCCCACGCCGATCCCGGCGGCAAGCCGCCCATGCGCTATCGCGACTTCTTCCTGCGCCGCTTCGGCCGCATCGTGCCCCAATACTACCTGTCCCTGGCCCTGTGGAGCCTCGTCGCCCTTGTCGCCGGGACCATGCCCTTCGCCGCCCTGGCCGCCTGCGTGGGCGAAAAAATCATCTTCGCCCAGACCTTCGACCCGGCCCGCTTCTTCTGCCTGGAGCCCGCCCTATGGTGGATGGGGCTGCTCGCCCAGTTCTACCTGACCTACCCCTTGCTGCTGCGCCTTTTCCGCAAGCTCGGCACCAAACGCGCCCTCATCTCCTGCCTGGCCTTCGGCTGGGGCCTGTGGCTGCTGCTGTCCCTTCTGGCCAAAATAAGCGGCACCGCCGCCCTGCTCGACTACATGCTCTACTTCAACCTGCCCTACCGCCTGCCGGAATTCGCCCTGGGCATGGCCTTCGCCCTGGCCTGGAAGCCCCGGGCCGCGCTCCTCTCCGGCGACGACCCCACCGGCGTCCCCGCCTCCTGGCGCATGGGATTCGCCGCACTGGCCTACTTCTGCCTGCCCCTGGCCATCCTCTTCAAAACCGCCCTACCCATACCCCTTGCCCATATCCTCCTCGTCGCCGCCTGCATCGGCGTGGCCGGCTCGCTCTTCGCCTGGCCCGCCATGGCCCGACTCGGCGCCAAGCCCCGCATCGCCGCCGCGGCCGCCGCCTCCTACAGCTTCTACCTGCTCCACCAGCCCATCCTCGGCTACGGCGCGGACCTCCTGCGCCCCCACATGCGCCCCTTTGTCGCCCTGTGCCTGCTCGCCGCCATAAGCCTGCCCCTGGCCGCCATCCTGGCCCGCTACCAGGACAAGCTCGTGGCCGCCTTCGAAGCACGCGGCCGCGGCAGGGGGTAG
- a CDS encoding carbohydrate kinase family protein — translation MRILVSGSLAYDRIMSFPGSFADHILPDKIHILNVCFLVDGLEEKFGGTAGNIAYCLKLLGEDPTIVAAAGKDFAAYEAWLRHCGLSLQGIRRIGSEFTAGAYITTDRSDNQITGFNPGAMKHGAQYPVAECDPADTIAIAAPGNLDDMQEYPRICKAKGIPVIVDPGQNITALSGEQLTEMLTGADYLVSNDYELQLIENTTKLTLAEIVGRAKTVITTLGENGSTIRQGAQEDHIAPCPVADVQDPTGAGDAFRAGFIKGLCLGKSPVDAAKIGSVSAAYAVEKHGTQEHHFTWDAFRARYAATFGELA, via the coding sequence ATGCGCATCCTCGTCTCGGGCTCCCTGGCCTATGACCGCATCATGAGCTTTCCCGGCAGCTTCGCCGACCATATCCTGCCCGACAAAATCCATATTCTCAACGTTTGCTTCCTGGTCGACGGGCTGGAGGAAAAATTCGGCGGCACAGCCGGCAACATCGCCTATTGCCTGAAGCTCCTCGGCGAGGACCCGACCATCGTAGCCGCCGCCGGCAAGGACTTCGCCGCCTACGAAGCCTGGCTGCGCCACTGCGGCCTCTCCCTGCAAGGCATCCGCCGCATCGGCAGCGAGTTCACCGCCGGGGCCTACATCACCACCGACCGTTCCGACAACCAGATCACGGGCTTCAACCCCGGCGCCATGAAACACGGCGCCCAGTATCCCGTGGCCGAGTGCGACCCGGCCGACACCATCGCCATCGCCGCCCCCGGCAACCTGGACGACATGCAGGAATATCCCCGCATCTGCAAAGCCAAGGGCATCCCCGTCATCGTCGACCCCGGCCAGAACATCACCGCCCTGTCCGGGGAACAACTCACCGAGATGCTCACCGGCGCCGACTACCTTGTCAGCAACGACTACGAGCTGCAACTGATCGAAAATACCACCAAACTCACCCTGGCCGAAATCGTCGGCCGGGCCAAGACCGTCATCACCACCCTCGGCGAAAACGGCTCCACCATCCGCCAGGGCGCGCAGGAAGACCACATCGCCCCCTGCCCTGTCGCCGATGTCCAGGACCCGACCGGCGCGGGCGATGCCTTCCGGGCCGGATTCATCAAAGGCCTGTGCCTGGGCAAATCCCCGGTGGACGCCGCAAAAATCGGATCGGTCTCCGCCGCCTACGCCGTGGAAAAACACGGCACCCAGGAACACCACTTCACCTGGGACGCATTCCGCGCCCGCTACGCCGCGACATTCGGCGAACTGGCGTAG